Part of the Solwaraspora sp. WMMA2065 genome is shown below.
ATGGAGTACGGAATGCCGCCGGCCGGGGGCATGGGAATGGGAATCGACCGGTTGCTCATGGCCCTGACCGGCCTGGGTATTCGCGAAACCATCCTCTTCCCTCTGGTCCGTCCGGAGTAGTCGGCCAGATTTTTTTCGGGGAGTTTGCGCGTCCTATTGACGGCTGGCGCATCTTTCGGGCTATTGTGCTCCTGATTGCGGGAGAACGTGCTCGGAAGGACAACGGCCTGTGGCCAAGCAGATCATTCACAAGCTGGTCGACGATCTGGACGGCGGCGACGCCGACGAGACCGTCAAGTTCGCCCTCGACGGCGTCCAGTACGAGATCGACCTCTCGGAGAAGAACGCGGACAAATTGCGGCAGGTTTTCGCTCCGTACGTGGCTGCCGGTACCAAGATCGGCCGCGGTGGCGTGGTCGTGGGTGGTCGGGCCGCGCGGGGTCGGGGCGGTGCCGCCGCCGACCGTGAGCAGAACCGGGCGATCCGGGCCTGGGCGAAGAAGGAAGGCAAGGAGATCTCCGACCGCGGGCGCATCCCGCAGGAGATCGTGGACGAGTACCACGCCAAAGCCGGGCGCTGATCGTCCCAGGCGTGCCGGTCCCGGCCAGCCCTCGTCGGCCAGTCGGAGCCAGTGACACGAGGTACGGATGTCTCATCCGTACCTCGTGTCCGTTTCTGGGGTCTGGCGGTTGCAGCGCGATCCTGCCGGGGGCCGGCCGGTCTACTGCTCCGGCCAGAGCGTGGCGGGTTGTCCACAGCCTGTGCACCGGTTGTCCACAGGCCTGTGGACGACCGGTGGGGCGGTGGCGGTACGGACGGCGCGTTCCGGTTGGCCGATGCCGCGCCCGGTCACCGGACCGAGCGGATTTCGCTCACCGCGTAGCGCCGGAGCCTCGGGGAACAGCCAACGACCCGGCACAGTTGGGGTAAACGTTGCGGATCGCCCCTGCTCCGGCCCGACACGGCAGGAGCGGAGTCGGCCCACGGCGATAGAGTGATGGCACGAGCTTCCGCCTGGAGGCTCGTGCGCTGGCCCGCCAAGACCACTGGCGCACGGCACGTGAGGAGCACGAGGGCATGTTCGAGCGGTTCACCGACCGAGCGCGACGGGTTGTCGTCCTGGCTCAGGAAGAAGCCCGGATGCTCAACCACAACTACATCGGCACGGAGCACATCCTGCTCGGCCTCATCCACGAGGGTGAGGGCGTGGCGGCGAAGGCCCTGGAGAGCCTGGGCATCTCGCTGGAAGGTGTGCGTCAACAGGTCGAGGAGATCATCGGCCAGGGCCAGCAGGCGCCGAGCGGGCACATCCCGTTCACGCCGCGGGCCAAGAAGGTGTTGGAGCTGTCGCTGCGGGAGGCGCTGCAGCTCGGCCACAACTACATCGGCACGGAGCACATCCTGCTCGGCCTGATCCGTGAGGGCGAGGGCGTCGCGGCCCAGGTGCTGGTCAAGCTCGGCGCCGACCTCAACCGGGTGCGCCAGCAGGTGATCCAGCTGCTGTCGGGCTACCAGGGCAAGGAGCCGGCGGCCGCCGGCGCCGCAGCGGGCGAAGCCGCCCCGTCGACCAGTCTGGTGCTGGACCAGTTCGGCCGTAACCTGACCCAGGCGGCCCGGGAGGGCAAGCTCGACCCGGTCATCGGCCGGGAGAAGGAGATCGAGCGGGTCATGCAGGTGCTGTCCCGCCGGACCAAGAACAACCCGGTGCTGATCGGCGAGCCCGGCGTCGGCAAGACGGCCGTGGTGGAGGGCCTGTCCCAGAAGATCATCAAGGGCGAGGTGCCCGAGACGCTGAAGGACAAGCAGCTCTACACTCTCGACCTCGGTGCGCTGGTCGCCGGCTCCCGCTACCGCGGTGACTTCGAGGAGCGCCTGAAGAAGGTGCTCAAGGAGATCCGCACCCGGGGCGACATCATCCTGTTCATCGACGAGATCCACACCCTGGTCGGCGCGGGTGCGGCCGAGGGTGCGATCGACGCGGCGAGCATCCTCAAGCCGATGCTGGCCCGAGGCGAGCTGCAGACCATCGGGGCGACCACCCTCGACGAGTACCGCAAGCACCTGGAGAAGGACGCCGCGCTGGAGCGTCGGTTCCAGCCGATCCAGGTCGGCGAGCCGTCGCTGGCCCACACCATCGAGATCCTCAAGGGCCTGCGCGACCGCTACGAGGCGCACCACCGGGTGAGCATCACCGACGCCGCCCTGGTGGCCGCCGCGACGCTGGCCGACCGGTACATCTCCGACCGGTTCCTGCCGGACAAGGCGATCGACCTGATCGACGAGGCCGGCGCCCGGATGCGGATCCGTCGGATGACCGCGCCGCCGGACCTGCGTGACTTCGACGAGCGGATCGCCCAGGTGCGTCGCGACAAGGAGTCCGCGATCGACGCGCAGGACTTCGAGCGGGCCGCGCAGCTGCGGGACAAGGAGAAGCAGCTGCTCGGGCAGAAGGCGCAGCGGGAGAAGGAGTGGAAGGCCGGCGACCTCGACGTGGTCAGCGAGGTCGACGACGAGCAGATCGCCGAGGTGCTCGGCAACTGGACCGGCATCCCGGTCTACAAGCTGACCGAGGAGGAGACCTCCCGACTGCTGCGCATGGAGGACGAGCTGCACAAGCGGGTCGTCGGCCAGTCCGACGCGGTCAAGGCGGTCTCGAAGGCGATCCGGCGGACCCGGGCCGGCCTGAAGGACCCGAAGCGGCCGTCCGGCTCGTTCATCTTCGCCGGCCCGTCCGGTGTCGGTAAGACTGAGCTGTCGAAGGCGCTCGCCGAGTTCCTGTTCGGCAGCGAGGACGCGCTGATCCAGCTGGACATGTCCGAGTTCCACGACCGGTACACGGTGTCCCGGCTGGTCGGTGCCCCGCCCGGGTACGTCGGCTACGACGAGGGCGGGCAGCTGACCGAGAAGGTGCGGCGTCGGCCGTTCTCGGTGGTGCTGTTCGACGAGATCGAGAAGGCCCACCCGGACGTGTTCAACACGCTGCTGCAGATCCTGGAGGACGGGCGGCTCACCGATGGTCAGGGGCGGATCGTCGACTTCAAGAACACGGTGATCATCCTGACCACGAACCTGGGCACCCGGGACGTGGCGAAGGCGGTGTCGCTGGGCTTCCAGGCGTCGGAGGACTCCGACTCGAACTACGACCGGATGAAGCAGAAGGTCAACGACGAGCTGAAGCAGCACTTCCGGCCGGAGTTCCTCAACCGGATCGACGACACCATCGTGTTCCACCAGCTGAACCCGACCGAGATCCTGTCGATCGTGGACATCATGATCTCCCGGATCGAGACCCAGCTGCGGAACAAGGACATGAGCATGGAGCTCACCGACAACGCCAAGAAGTACCTGGCGAACAAGGGCTTCGACCCGGTGCTGGGGGCTCGGCCGCTGCGTCGCACCATCCAGCGCGACATCGAGGAC
Proteins encoded:
- a CDS encoding Lsr2 family protein translates to MAKQIIHKLVDDLDGGDADETVKFALDGVQYEIDLSEKNADKLRQVFAPYVAAGTKIGRGGVVVGGRAARGRGGAAADREQNRAIRAWAKKEGKEISDRGRIPQEIVDEYHAKAGR
- a CDS encoding ATP-dependent Clp protease ATP-binding subunit, producing MFERFTDRARRVVVLAQEEARMLNHNYIGTEHILLGLIHEGEGVAAKALESLGISLEGVRQQVEEIIGQGQQAPSGHIPFTPRAKKVLELSLREALQLGHNYIGTEHILLGLIREGEGVAAQVLVKLGADLNRVRQQVIQLLSGYQGKEPAAAGAAAGEAAPSTSLVLDQFGRNLTQAAREGKLDPVIGREKEIERVMQVLSRRTKNNPVLIGEPGVGKTAVVEGLSQKIIKGEVPETLKDKQLYTLDLGALVAGSRYRGDFEERLKKVLKEIRTRGDIILFIDEIHTLVGAGAAEGAIDAASILKPMLARGELQTIGATTLDEYRKHLEKDAALERRFQPIQVGEPSLAHTIEILKGLRDRYEAHHRVSITDAALVAAATLADRYISDRFLPDKAIDLIDEAGARMRIRRMTAPPDLRDFDERIAQVRRDKESAIDAQDFERAAQLRDKEKQLLGQKAQREKEWKAGDLDVVSEVDDEQIAEVLGNWTGIPVYKLTEEETSRLLRMEDELHKRVVGQSDAVKAVSKAIRRTRAGLKDPKRPSGSFIFAGPSGVGKTELSKALAEFLFGSEDALIQLDMSEFHDRYTVSRLVGAPPGYVGYDEGGQLTEKVRRRPFSVVLFDEIEKAHPDVFNTLLQILEDGRLTDGQGRIVDFKNTVIILTTNLGTRDVAKAVSLGFQASEDSDSNYDRMKQKVNDELKQHFRPEFLNRIDDTIVFHQLNPTEILSIVDIMISRIETQLRNKDMSMELTDNAKKYLANKGFDPVLGARPLRRTIQRDIEDNLSERILFNELKPGQIVVIDCEGDPDDIDKSKLVFQGADRPVAVPDAVPADLGGATAAGADE